Below is a window of Komagataella phaffii GS115 chromosome 1, complete sequence DNA.
GTAAAAATTAAAATCAAATTTGGAACATAGAGTTGTAAATACGTTCGTCTTGATAGAATAGGTAGTAGAGACAGACCCCAAAATAGGGTTACATGCTAGTGTGAAAGTTAATGGATTCCCTGTCACAGAGAATGATGTATATCTTAATGTCGTCGAAAGCCCGGGCGTCATGTTCATGGCTCCGTACCATAGCTCTGTTCCCAACGATAAAGTTGAGATATTATTAGAGTCGATGGAAGGTGTACACTGAGGATTGGTGGAGTTTCCAAAATTATAGAGGAATCTCAAACCAAACAGAGCATCGCTGGAAAGAAATATAGCTTCCCTGGACCATTTATAATAGTTTGACTGCAAATAGAAGCTTAGAGAGGTTAACTTATTGTTAAAAGGTGTTGGGGTGGGGTTTAGAATATTGACACCCTTCAACATGAGTTGTGTATTAGCTGTCAGTCTTTTGATTGCCATTGCCTCCATTGATTGGCTTGGAAGGTACATTCTGCCGTATAAGAGCCATGGTCTCTTGGATTCTTCATTGTCTGTATAGGATCGATCGTTCTTCGGAATATTGACTAATCGATAAGAATCTATGACATCCTGCAGCGGAATgttctttgatgttttgTAATTTGAAAGTTCCTGTGTCGTGTAAAAGTAGGCCAAGGATCCGTTCAACCTGCCTTTCCCTCTGTTTTCGAAGCTGATCGAGTTGTAGTTGTAAGGCGAACTGCTGGAAGAAACGCTAAACTTGAACCCATGGGGGATCTTGAATTGCAATATGCTAGCAGAAGAGTCTAAAACGTGTTCATATAAGTTATTGTAATCCCATTGACTATTCTTTGCAAAGCATTGTTCCAAATATTCCATATATTCTAGCATGAGTTGGAGGTTATCCCAGGGAACTGGAGTAGACAGGAAACTAGATTCGCCAGAAGATTCGCGATGTATATCCAAGGACTATTGGGTTGCATGTTCATTGCACTTGAAAGGCTGGTTAAGTTTCCCTTAGTACCTTGTGATGGGTTTCCATGATGTCTATATTTAGCGTTGCGTTTGAGCTTTGTCTCTGCGAACAGCCATCCAGAAAATGTTGGAGATTTCCAGCCTAAAAGCGGGCAATGCGCTTGGGAAATGCTTAACCACCTATGAATCAATCTGAAGACGTTCATTGAGGAAAAGATCGTAGCAATGCTCAATCTGTTCGAGACGATCGGATTTCAGTTGAAGTGATTGTTTTACCGTAGGCACAGCAGCTTTTGTATGATTCATTTTGGGACATCACAGCACATTATTTCAGAAACGAAAGCCTTTTGAGGACCTAGAGGACCAGCATTGAAAATCAAACATTCAGTACAACATATAAGCCATCAATTCGTTAAAGCTACCCAGAAATCAAGCTCTATATTTCCTACCAAAAGCCTTCTCTCCCTGTCTCCTGTTCCTTCCAACTCTGGTTTTTCGCTCCCTCGCTCTAAGTTATCCATTCTGATTCTTGCAAGGTCACCTCAAGGTCACCACCAGAATCCTATTAGTACCCATTTTCCCATTCCTTCCTGGAAAAGCACTATTGTGCAAGACCATTAGCATGCTGAATTCgtcagatgaagaattcaCCTATTCAAGTCCGGGATCCATGACTCTATCACC
It encodes the following:
- a CDS encoding Subunit of both the Mdm10-Mdm12-Mmm1 complex and the mitochondrial sorting and assembly machinery; its protein translation is MLEYMEYLEQCFAKNSQWDYNNLYEHVLDSSASILQFKIPHGFKFSVSSSSSPYNYNSISFENRGKGRLNGSLAYFYTTQELSNYKTSKNIPLQDVIDSYRLVNIPKNDRSYTDNEESKRPWLLYGRMYLPSQSMEAMAIKRLTANTQLMLKGVNILNPTPTPFNNKLTSLSFYLQSNYYKWSREAIFLSSDALFGLRFLYNFGNSTNPQCTPSIDSNNISTLSLGTELWYGAMNMTPGLSTTLRYTSFSVTGNPLTFTLACNPILGSVSTTYSIKTNVFTTLCSKFDFNFYSYESDLTIGCDLWRFGNNEDVPDSNPTPLPSKERELFIPLHDHQLVFPEQEKAKTISNEPKDYESDLLLKFLEIQGIKTARQSVATINNFTQKIKNAPFTSALKLNTSLKNHTVNLMWEGKYNDFLLSTGCSLNLDLKRPNVDGFGLQIQYSS